A single region of the Acidobacteriota bacterium genome encodes:
- a CDS encoding molybdopterin-dependent oxidoreductase, which produces MTTTRRDFIKLVSASSGALILGLRLDALSDEAASLEPNAWVSIHPEGSVLIRIGKSEMGQGVRTSLPMILTEELDADLSSVKIEQASPSEVFNRLGTGGSGSIMRMWDPLRQAGATARAMLVAAAAARWNVDPLTCTTSAGVVHHSPTGRTAKYGDLAAAASTLPVPQDVPLKKREDFRLIGKALHRTDGPDIVTGRAVYGLDVRVPGMVFAVLARPPRFGATMAKLDSKKTESMPGVVKVVEIPQGVAVVGTTTWAALEGRRALLIEWKNGEGSDFDSDEHAGKLRAATEHRNMVIHTVGNGAADLELADRKIEALYEYGFEAHAPVEPVNCTVLAEEDRCTIWSPTQTPNSVQAVGAHVLGIDRSAVLVNVMMIGGGFGRRLGHDFDREAVEIASRMKGTPVQLVWSREDDMKHGYFQAASAHRLAAGIDESGRVTSWLHRKTSSPHNARYAFSEKERASPDVVRGWAWGVYDNPYAIPSMEMSYGIVDSPVLIGPWRSVFSPPSVFARECFIDEIAMELDRDPIDLRLELLGRDDESIPHTLTFDEDKSDRRRLRGVLDAVAKLSRWNAPVKKGHARGIACNVFHTETYIAYVVDVSLRPDAPDGALPFRVHSVAAAVDCGVVVNPNGVRQQVESGVIWSLSNMKSEITFREGAAEQSYYSDFPVVMIDETPAVIDVTIIESDDDRPHGLGEPTVCPFAPAVANALSRLAGNRIRKLPVRAGDLA; this is translated from the coding sequence ATGACCACGACACGCCGCGATTTCATCAAGCTCGTCAGCGCGAGCAGCGGAGCGCTCATCCTCGGCCTCCGGCTCGATGCACTGTCGGACGAAGCTGCCAGCCTCGAGCCGAATGCCTGGGTATCGATCCATCCCGAGGGCTCAGTCCTCATCCGCATCGGAAAAAGCGAAATGGGTCAGGGCGTCCGGACGTCACTCCCGATGATTCTCACCGAGGAGCTCGACGCCGATCTCTCGTCGGTGAAGATCGAGCAGGCGTCGCCGAGTGAAGTATTCAATCGCCTCGGAACCGGGGGAAGCGGATCGATCATGAGAATGTGGGATCCTCTCCGCCAGGCCGGGGCGACGGCCCGCGCAATGCTCGTCGCCGCGGCCGCAGCTCGCTGGAACGTCGATCCGTTGACATGCACGACCTCAGCGGGAGTCGTCCACCACTCGCCCACCGGCCGGACGGCGAAGTACGGTGATCTCGCCGCCGCCGCGTCCACTCTGCCGGTTCCTCAGGATGTCCCGCTGAAAAAACGGGAGGACTTTCGCCTGATCGGGAAGGCTCTGCATCGGACCGATGGTCCCGACATCGTCACCGGACGCGCCGTCTACGGACTCGACGTCCGCGTTCCCGGGATGGTCTTCGCGGTCCTTGCGCGCCCTCCCAGGTTCGGCGCCACAATGGCGAAACTCGATTCGAAGAAAACCGAGTCGATGCCAGGCGTCGTGAAGGTCGTCGAGATTCCGCAGGGAGTCGCCGTCGTCGGGACGACGACGTGGGCCGCCCTCGAAGGAAGACGAGCGCTCCTCATCGAATGGAAGAACGGCGAGGGTTCCGATTTCGACAGCGATGAGCACGCCGGCAAACTGCGCGCGGCGACCGAACATCGGAACATGGTGATCCACACGGTCGGAAATGGCGCGGCCGATCTCGAGCTCGCCGATCGGAAGATCGAAGCACTCTACGAATACGGTTTCGAAGCGCACGCTCCGGTCGAACCTGTCAACTGCACCGTTCTCGCCGAGGAGGACCGGTGCACGATCTGGTCACCGACGCAAACGCCGAACAGCGTTCAGGCGGTCGGTGCCCACGTCCTCGGAATCGACCGTTCTGCCGTCCTGGTCAACGTGATGATGATCGGCGGAGGCTTCGGGCGCAGGCTCGGGCACGACTTCGATCGTGAGGCGGTCGAGATCGCGAGCAGGATGAAGGGGACGCCGGTGCAGCTCGTCTGGTCGCGCGAAGACGACATGAAACACGGCTACTTCCAGGCCGCCTCGGCGCACCGCCTCGCCGCCGGAATCGACGAATCCGGCCGCGTGACGAGCTGGCTCCATCGAAAAACCTCGTCGCCGCACAACGCTCGCTACGCATTCTCCGAAAAGGAGCGCGCCAGCCCGGACGTCGTTCGTGGATGGGCGTGGGGCGTCTACGACAACCCCTACGCGATCCCTTCGATGGAGATGAGCTACGGCATCGTCGACTCCCCCGTTCTGATCGGACCGTGGAGATCCGTCTTCTCGCCGCCATCGGTCTTCGCCCGCGAATGCTTCATCGACGAGATCGCAATGGAGCTCGATCGCGACCCGATCGATCTTCGCCTCGAGCTCCTCGGGCGCGACGACGAATCGATTCCCCATACGCTGACGTTCGACGAAGACAAGTCGGACCGGCGACGGCTGCGGGGAGTGCTGGACGCGGTCGCGAAGCTTTCGCGCTGGAACGCGCCGGTCAAAAAGGGACACGCGCGCGGCATCGCCTGCAATGTCTTTCACACCGAAACCTACATTGCGTACGTCGTCGACGTCTCCCTCCGGCCGGATGCTCCGGACGGCGCACTCCCGTTTCGAGTTCACAGCGTCGCAGCCGCGGTCGACTGCGGCGTCGTCGTCAACCCGAACGGCGTCCGCCAGCAGGTCGAGAGCGGCGTCATCTGGTCCCTCTCGAACATGAAATCGGAGATCACTTTCCGCGAGGGTGCAGCGGAGCAGAGCTACTATTCCGATTTCCCTGTGGTCATGATCGACGAGACACCGGCAGTCATCGACGTGACCATCATCGAGAGCGACGACGATCGTCCTCACGGACTCGGCGAACCGACCGTATGCCCCTTTGCACCGGCCGTCGCGAACGCACTCTCGAGACTCGCCGGAAATAGGATCCGGAAGCTTCCCGTCAGAGCCGGCGATCTCGCCTGA
- a CDS encoding APC family permease, giving the protein MTTLARRLGAFDATMIVMGGIIGSGIFINPAVVARYLDTTPLIIGAWLAGGAIALLGAFIYAELASVRPEAGGQYAYLRDAFHPSVAFLYGWGLLLVVQSGGMAAVAVTFARYANELGGWPIPEWLLASLTLLALTIINCLGVRSGSNTQSVLMILKLLAIALLVGAGAFWIRESKLDFGAIPASEPPAGLLFAFAAAMTPVMFSYGGWQTASFISGELRRPGRDLAIGLLAGVAGVVTVYIAVNLVCLHALGPDGLAQTAAPASAVMRLAFGEPGARFIAAGIAISTLGFLSQSMLTAPRVYYAMADDGVFFRSVGKVHLVTRVPVVAIALQGLVATVIAISGTYEQILGYVVSTDFIFFALTGLTLFVFRRRHDSARTEGFKAPGHPWTTAIFTIACLLVVIGSVARSPVDSLVGFAILASGLVAYRWFDSVAR; this is encoded by the coding sequence ATGACGACGCTCGCCCGGCGGCTCGGCGCGTTCGACGCGACGATGATCGTGATGGGCGGGATCATCGGCTCCGGGATTTTCATCAACCCGGCGGTCGTCGCCCGGTACCTCGACACCACCCCCCTCATCATCGGAGCCTGGCTCGCCGGGGGCGCGATCGCGCTCCTCGGAGCTTTCATCTACGCCGAGCTCGCATCGGTCCGTCCCGAGGCCGGCGGGCAATACGCATATCTTCGCGACGCATTTCATCCCTCCGTCGCATTCCTCTACGGCTGGGGCCTGCTGCTCGTGGTTCAGAGCGGAGGAATGGCGGCGGTTGCCGTCACATTCGCGCGCTATGCGAACGAGCTCGGAGGTTGGCCGATACCGGAATGGCTCCTCGCCAGCCTGACCCTTCTCGCTCTCACCATCATCAACTGCCTCGGTGTCAGGAGCGGCAGCAACACCCAGTCGGTCCTGATGATCCTGAAGCTCCTCGCGATCGCTCTCCTCGTCGGAGCTGGAGCATTCTGGATTCGAGAGTCGAAGCTCGACTTCGGCGCGATTCCGGCGTCCGAGCCTCCAGCCGGTCTCCTCTTCGCGTTCGCCGCGGCGATGACCCCGGTCATGTTCTCTTATGGCGGCTGGCAGACCGCGAGCTTCATCTCGGGGGAGCTGCGGAGACCCGGACGCGATCTCGCCATCGGCCTCCTGGCCGGTGTCGCGGGTGTGGTCACCGTCTATATCGCCGTCAACCTGGTCTGTCTTCATGCCCTCGGACCGGACGGGCTGGCGCAGACCGCGGCTCCAGCCTCCGCGGTGATGCGGCTCGCGTTCGGCGAGCCGGGCGCTCGATTCATCGCCGCGGGGATCGCTATCTCGACCCTCGGGTTCCTCAGCCAGAGCATGCTGACCGCCCCCCGCGTCTATTACGCCATGGCCGACGACGGCGTTTTCTTTCGATCGGTCGGAAAAGTTCATCTCGTCACCCGCGTCCCGGTGGTCGCGATCGCGCTCCAGGGGCTCGTGGCAACGGTCATCGCGATCTCCGGCACCTACGAACAGATCCTCGGGTACGTGGTCTCGACAGACTTCATCTTCTTTGCACTCACGGGATTGACGCTTTTCGTTTTCAGGAGACGCCACGATTCCGCGCGCACTGAAGGCTTCAAGGCGCCCGGCCACCCCTGGACGACTGCGATCTTCACGATCGCCTGCCTTCTGGTGGTGATCGGCTCGGTCGCGCGCTCACCGGTCGACAGCCTCGTCGGATTCGCCATTCTCGCCAGCGGCCTCGTCGCTTACCGCTGGTTCGATTCTGTCGCCCGCTGA
- a CDS encoding (2Fe-2S)-binding protein translates to MTARKLTINGRKVELQAGADMPLLWALRDVLGLTGTKYGCGVGLCGACTVLDGDRAIRSCQVGVGAAEGHSITTIEGLSEDASHPIQKAWLEEDVAQCGYCQPAMILAIRALLRENPDPTPAEIDAALSDHVCRCGSYPRIRKAALRAARLGGGK, encoded by the coding sequence ATGACGGCGCGAAAACTCACCATCAACGGCAGGAAAGTCGAGTTACAGGCCGGTGCTGATATGCCGCTCCTCTGGGCGCTCAGAGACGTCCTCGGCCTCACGGGTACGAAATATGGCTGCGGTGTCGGACTCTGCGGCGCGTGCACGGTGCTCGACGGAGATCGCGCAATCCGGTCCTGCCAGGTCGGCGTGGGGGCCGCCGAAGGTCACTCGATCACGACGATCGAGGGTCTCTCGGAAGATGCGTCCCATCCGATTCAGAAGGCGTGGCTCGAGGAGGACGTGGCGCAGTGCGGATACTGCCAGCCGGCGATGATCCTGGCCATCCGGGCGCTGCTTCGCGAGAACCCCGACCCGACTCCGGCCGAGATCGACGCCGCTCTCAGCGATCACGTCTGTCGCTGCGGTTCCTACCCTCGTATCAGAAAAGCGGCGCTGCGCGCGGCGAGACTCGGAGGCGGAAAATGA
- a CDS encoding VTT domain-containing protein, which yields MTGGAAGRGWLPRLLAVILLIGVGAAIYLSPAGEALNMDSIEIWIEQGRNLAERWWAPIAFVAMVAMLTVLPVPASLFVVLGAVLWGWAEGGLYVLAGCLLAAWVSFELARWVIGGAVMKYLSRKFPKLYGILDQAGAQTVAVLRLVPGIPFFVFNYGSGVTSMRLKDFLLGSSIGLPVSVFVVAFSADAIVTGALGQADLVNRLLIVSLVAAAVISLLFVIRRRFSVVRELESTVSSGDSL from the coding sequence GTGACCGGAGGCGCTGCGGGGCGCGGGTGGCTCCCGAGATTGCTGGCGGTCATTCTGCTGATCGGGGTGGGAGCAGCGATTTATCTCAGCCCGGCCGGCGAGGCGCTCAACATGGACTCGATCGAGATCTGGATCGAACAAGGGCGGAATCTGGCCGAGCGCTGGTGGGCTCCGATTGCCTTCGTCGCAATGGTGGCAATGCTGACGGTGCTTCCGGTCCCGGCATCGCTGTTCGTGGTCCTGGGGGCCGTACTCTGGGGGTGGGCTGAGGGGGGACTCTATGTGCTGGCGGGGTGCCTGCTGGCCGCCTGGGTTTCCTTCGAGCTTGCCCGCTGGGTGATCGGCGGAGCGGTGATGAAGTATCTGAGCCGTAAGTTTCCTAAATTATACGGAATTCTCGATCAGGCGGGGGCACAGACCGTCGCGGTACTTCGGCTCGTGCCTGGGATTCCATTTTTCGTATTCAACTACGGATCCGGGGTCACCTCGATGAGGCTGAAGGACTTTCTCCTGGGGTCGTCGATCGGTCTCCCGGTGTCGGTCTTCGTGGTTGCATTCTCTGCAGATGCGATCGTTACGGGTGCGCTCGGCCAGGCCGACCTGGTGAACCGGCTCCTGATCGTGAGCCTCGTTGCGGCGGCGGTGATCAGCCTTCTCTTCGTCATCAGGCGCCGTTTTTCGGTGGTCCGGGAGCTCGAATCGACGGTCTCCTCCGGTGATTCGTTGTAA
- a CDS encoding NTP transferase domain-containing protein: MSEIVGIATAWGDRADRARGGALATVIRTRGSTFRRPGARMLVFEDGSTIGSVSGGCLENSVIDASSEVIRTGRSVILRYDGADDDVLLGEGAMCDGEVAIAVEKIGGRLSDELATIPDAIRDRDLFLTVSDEPESGPRTRIHLDEAPDGASGRVIFRERLQAPLELILCGGGALAASMARLAVPIGWEPVVVDHRPRVRESMAALARTAKDLGPVVTRPARTAIVVMTHHFERDLDLVAEALANDPLYVGLIGSRSRSGKLVAELRNQHGDLDLFRLHTPAGLEIGSETVEEIALSIVAEIQAVRRGVEGGSLSASSEPVHGRGSARLAAIILAAGGSSRMGESKLLMKGRGDDSLLEEALATVGELPVCDVVVVDGAEPEVGAIARRRGARSVPNSDWREGIASSVRCGVAALGDDIDAALIVLADQPRIDRPDLERLIGAWRADDRNIVATRYAQGGGVPAIFARSLFRELMRLDGDEGARELIRSDSTARLIEAGDTRDVDDPRAYAEIVTDRD, encoded by the coding sequence ATGAGCGAGATCGTCGGAATCGCAACCGCGTGGGGCGACCGCGCGGATCGGGCGCGCGGCGGCGCGCTCGCGACCGTCATCCGGACGCGAGGCTCGACCTTCCGGCGGCCGGGAGCGAGGATGCTCGTTTTCGAGGACGGGTCGACCATCGGATCGGTGAGCGGAGGTTGTCTCGAAAACTCGGTGATCGATGCCTCGAGCGAAGTGATTCGCACGGGTCGCTCGGTGATCCTCCGCTACGACGGTGCCGATGACGACGTACTTCTCGGCGAAGGTGCAATGTGCGACGGCGAGGTGGCGATCGCGGTCGAGAAGATCGGCGGGAGACTGTCGGACGAGCTCGCCACGATTCCCGATGCGATCCGCGACCGCGACCTCTTTCTGACGGTATCCGATGAACCGGAGAGCGGTCCCCGCACCCGGATTCATCTCGACGAGGCTCCGGATGGGGCGAGCGGGCGCGTGATTTTCCGCGAGCGGCTTCAGGCACCGCTCGAGCTGATCCTCTGCGGTGGAGGAGCGCTCGCGGCGTCGATGGCGCGGCTGGCGGTCCCGATCGGATGGGAACCGGTCGTGGTCGATCACCGGCCGCGGGTTCGCGAATCGATGGCCGCGCTCGCACGGACCGCGAAGGATCTCGGTCCGGTCGTTACGAGACCCGCCCGAACGGCGATCGTGGTCATGACGCACCATTTCGAGCGCGACCTCGACCTGGTGGCAGAGGCGCTCGCAAACGATCCGCTCTATGTCGGTCTCATCGGGTCGCGCTCACGGAGCGGGAAGCTCGTCGCAGAGCTTCGGAACCAGCACGGCGATCTCGACCTCTTCCGGCTGCACACCCCTGCAGGACTCGAGATCGGCTCGGAAACCGTGGAGGAGATCGCGCTGTCAATCGTCGCCGAGATCCAGGCGGTGCGCCGGGGAGTGGAGGGTGGCTCGCTCAGCGCCAGCAGTGAGCCGGTTCACGGCCGGGGCTCGGCCAGACTGGCGGCGATCATTCTGGCCGCGGGCGGCTCGTCGAGGATGGGGGAAAGCAAGCTTCTGATGAAGGGCCGCGGGGATGATTCGCTTCTCGAGGAAGCGCTCGCGACCGTGGGCGAGCTTCCGGTCTGCGACGTTGTCGTCGTCGACGGCGCGGAGCCGGAAGTTGGAGCTATAGCCCGGCGTCGCGGAGCTCGTTCGGTCCCCAACTCCGACTGGCGGGAGGGAATCGCGAGCTCGGTACGGTGCGGTGTGGCGGCGCTCGGTGACGACATCGACGCCGCACTGATCGTCCTCGCCGACCAGCCGCGGATTGACCGGCCGGATCTCGAGCGGCTGATCGGGGCGTGGAGAGCCGATGACCGGAACATCGTTGCAACTCGCTACGCCCAAGGGGGCGGCGTCCCCGCGATCTTCGCGCGTTCGCTCTTCCGCGAGCTGATGCGTCTCGATGGCGACGAGGGGGCGCGCGAGCTGATCCGATCGGATTCGACCGCCCGCCTCATCGAAGCCGGCGACACGCGGGACGTCGACGACCCTCGCGCATACGCGGAGATCGTCACGGATCGCGATTGA